A genomic window from Oceanobacillus timonensis includes:
- a CDS encoding ABC transporter permease, with protein sequence MVEKSRSHFHSFITWFKHRWSTSPLFSIFIALIVMIILQTIVLGFDYPSFGEWFTSWINNWINILRNNASVAIIALGMTFVIMTGGIDLAVGATLVATGALTMTLLDVGTSGLLHSIGISGWLAILVTILLVILFGYLLGSLIGVTVTRGMVPPFIATLGAMMVFRSVTQHFMQGSAPRVPAEFLQIANFKIGDYMIMPIIYWAIIAAILYYISKNTTFGRQIIAVGSNERAARLSGINVKQVKYRVYALSGMLVAIAAIIQVSRIGSMDFAGSGRGMEMDAIAAAVVGGTSMMGGRGFILGTVYGVLIISVLNNLLNLFGVPPLLRDAFKGIIVIAAVLLQRKEKTA encoded by the coding sequence TTGGTAGAAAAAAGCAGGAGTCATTTTCACTCATTTATCACTTGGTTTAAACATCGATGGTCCACCAGCCCATTATTTAGTATTTTTATAGCGCTGATTGTTATGATTATCTTACAAACGATTGTATTGGGTTTTGACTACCCTTCATTTGGCGAATGGTTTACTTCCTGGATCAATAACTGGATTAATATTTTGCGGAACAATGCCAGTGTAGCCATTATTGCGCTTGGAATGACGTTTGTTATTATGACAGGCGGTATCGATTTAGCGGTGGGGGCAACACTTGTAGCAACAGGGGCACTGACGATGACGTTGCTTGATGTTGGAACAAGCGGTCTCTTACATTCTATCGGTATCTCTGGATGGCTCGCTATTCTGGTAACGATCCTGCTTGTTATTCTTTTTGGCTATTTACTTGGTTCCCTCATCGGGGTGACGGTCACACGAGGAATGGTGCCGCCTTTCATTGCCACCTTAGGAGCAATGATGGTCTTCCGCAGCGTAACACAGCATTTCATGCAAGGTTCCGCTCCACGTGTCCCTGCTGAATTTTTACAAATTGCCAACTTTAAAATCGGAGACTATATGATTATGCCTATTATTTACTGGGCTATCATCGCGGCAATACTGTATTATATTTCTAAAAACACTACCTTTGGAAGACAGATTATCGCAGTCGGTTCCAATGAAAGAGCAGCCAGGCTCTCCGGAATTAATGTGAAACAAGTGAAATACCGCGTTTATGCCTTATCCGGAATGCTGGTAGCCATTGCTGCTATTATTCAAGTTTCCCGGATTGGTTCGATGGATTTTGCTGGATCAGGGCGTGGTATGGAAATGGATGCCATTGCCGCGGCAGTTGTGGGAGGTACAAGTATGATGGGCGGAAGGGGTTTTATTCTCGGAACCGTTTACGGGGTGTTAATTATATCTGTGCTGAACAATCTGCTTAATCTCTTCGGAGTCCCTCCATTGCTCCGTGATGCGTTTAAAGGAATAATTGTCATTGCAGCTGTGCTGTTACAGCGAAAGGAAAAAACCGCATGA